CTGCAACTCCCAGCGATATCGACCGCAATTTCCCATCCACCCCTTTCAAAAATGCCGATAAATCCATCGATGCCAAGCTATGGTGTACAAATCAACCGTATCCACTCCCTGATGATTATACTAAAAAAGCGGCCAAAGTGCAGAATCTAAAAAAATTAGACAAAAAATCCCCAAGAATCAAGGCTTTTAATTTCAATAAAATGCAATTCACTCAAACCACAACACGTTGACAACCCGCCGCACGATCTTTTCCATTGCATCAGAATGGGATTGGTGCTATTTTATCTATCTTAATCAGCGATGATTGGCAGCATAACCAGGATTCAATAAATTTCTCACATCTATGCAAGACTATGAAAATTGCACCCTGTGCCCGCGCAACTGTGCGGTCAATCGGCTGCAGGGGAAAAAAGGCTTTTGCGGGGAAACCGCAGAGTTGCGCATTGCCTCGATCGAAGCCCACTTTGGCGAAGAACCTCCCATCAGCGGCCGCAACGGCTCGGGCACGGTTTTCTTTTCCGGCTGCGCCATGCGCTGCGTCTTTTGCCAGAACTATCAGATCTCTTGTTTTCATGTAGGCAAACCATACCTCTCCAGCCGGGCGGCGGATCAATTGGAGCAGCTGTACGCCGTCCACGGGATTCATAACGTCAATTTCGTCACCCCGGACCATTTTCTGCCGCACACCATCGAGATCGTCACATTGCTCCGGCAAAAGCAGGTGACGATTCCTATTCTCTACAACACATCGGGGTATATGAAAGTCGAGGCGGTAAGACGGCTGCAGGAGTATGCGGACATTTACATGCCGGATTATAAATACGCAGATGCGGAGCTGGCCCATGTTTTATCGCGCTGCCGTGATTATCCCGCAGTGGCGCTGTCGGCCGTCGGCGAGATGGTTCGGCAAAAAGGATTTCTCGACGCCGGCGCCGGCCGGCGCGAGATCGCCCGACGCGGCGTGCTGGTGCGCCATCTGGTGCTGCCGGGACAGGAACAGAACTCGATCGACGCCCTGTCCATTCTTTACGGCGAGTTCGGCCCCAAGCTGCACATCAGTCTGATGTCCCAGTATCGGCCGCTGCGCATGATCAAACTGGCGGAGATGAACCGGCCGCTGCGCAGCGAGGAATTTTATCGCGTATACGAACACGCGCTGGCGCTGGGCTTTCGTAACCTTTTTGTCCAGCACATGACTGCGGATCACGAGGCTGGCGATGATTTTATCCCCGATTTCAAGCGGGAGCGGCCGTTCAAAGGCAACGTGCGCAAACGCTGAACCGCGGACAACAGGATGACAACATTATAGTTTGTCATTCCGAGCCCGCAACCCCGTATTCTGAAAAACGAAAGGCAGCTGCAAAGGGCGAGGAATCTAGCGTCGCACGGAGCTTCACACTTTCACTTTTTATGTGCGTCGCTAGATCCTTCGGCGCTCAGAATCTGCAAACAGACGCTGCACCATATTGTTTTGCGCCTCAGGACGACAAAATGAATTGATTGCAATATATCAGTGGCCGTCCTAACAAGAATTGGCAAATCCGCGGGGCTATACCGAACAAAAAATAAACGAGTTTTAGCGGAACCCCAAAACCAGAATTCACACATATTGTAGAACGAATCTTCTGCGCCCTTGGCAAAAAAGCTAGACAGGGCACTCTGACAACCGACCGAATAACCTCCCCCTTGACCATCTGCGCTATCTGCGGCATCTGCGGATAATAATATATCCGCAGATTGCGCAGATTATTACTCCCAAATCATTCATCCAACAAACATTTGTTTCCATATAACGTCAAGTGTGCCAACTCCATCGCCGCTGTAATCATTTCAAACTCTGGATCGCCCTTGCCGGTGGCAGGTGTCAGCCAGCATACAAACAGTGCTGCAAACGGAGTTGCTAACGCGGGAACGTCGGCGAGAAGGCCTGGCTCCAAGAAGCCGGCCATGGACAGAAGACAAAAAAACGCGAGGAGAATGAATGCTCGATACGATTAAACCGTCGGCCGTTTAGCCC
This DNA window, taken from bacterium, encodes the following:
- a CDS encoding radical SAM protein, which codes for MQDYENCTLCPRNCAVNRLQGKKGFCGETAELRIASIEAHFGEEPPISGRNGSGTVFFSGCAMRCVFCQNYQISCFHVGKPYLSSRAADQLEQLYAVHGIHNVNFVTPDHFLPHTIEIVTLLRQKQVTIPILYNTSGYMKVEAVRRLQEYADIYMPDYKYADAELAHVLSRCRDYPAVALSAVGEMVRQKGFLDAGAGRREIARRGVLVRHLVLPGQEQNSIDALSILYGEFGPKLHISLMSQYRPLRMIKLAEMNRPLRSEEFYRVYEHALALGFRNLFVQHMTADHEAGDDFIPDFKRERPFKGNVRKR